The sequence TTAGGGATTCTGGCATTTCAGGTGGAGGTGGACGAGGAAGTCTGAAATAAACCTTGACAGAATCGTAGATGAACCACTGTAGTGCAGTCAGCGTACCAATCATAATAATACGAGCAAACAGACCCTTCCATACCCCTGTTGAGTAAAGCATAAGCATTAGCGACTGGGAGACATTATTATACATAAAACTCCTGTCCAAGTTAAAGTTTTTACCTTTGAATCCAAGCCTCACAAGAACCTGTGAAGCCGAACTGCCCTTTTCCTTGTTCAGCACAGACACCACAGAGTCAGCAGGATGAGAAACAATGGCACAGAAAACACCAGCTGAAAGAAATGTATCAATACAGTATTTACTGTTTGCTATAGTAGAATCAAAGGGACTTCGCTTAACAGCAGTTACCTGCTAATGGAAACAGCGCCACATTTCTGTGCAACTTAGTagccaggcagcagggagaaCGTGGCTGCCATAGCTCTTAAATCCTGACAGAACAGAGTCTGCTCTTGTGTGGCTTGGGAGCCCTGGTCTGCAGTCGTATGCAAGCCTCACCTCTTGCGATAATCTCTACCCTATCCCAACAGTGGGTCAATGCCCATCTGATTCGCTAACCGAGTGGCCCTGTGCACCGCTGCTCTGCTCCTGTAAATCTCCTCTGTGTAGAGGAGTTTCATTCTGACAAATTTAAGGGTGTCAATTATGTAATCACTTCCTCCTGCAAGCCTTCCTTTGCTCTGCTAAACTAGTGCTCTTTCTGCCAAAACCTGTACCTCTTACAGCTTAGGAGACACAGGATCTCATGATTGCACCTTACATAAAGAGCAATGTTCGTGGCATTTCATAATTCAGTTGAGAATCAATAAAACCAAGACCATTTTTCGTGTAGCTACTCATTCTTTTCCTAACAAAAGTTTTGTAAATTTTTCCCTATCTAACCTCATTAAGATGTTCAGAAAAAGTACCTAATTTTCAATTATAGTTTCTGGAATCACAGTAGTAAAAACCCAGGACATAAGATGGTTCATAGTTTTCAGACACTTCTGAAAGAATCAGTGTTCAAAGGCCTCCTTACCAATGTAGCCAGCTATAAATGTGACAACCAATTGTTCTGGCTTGGAACATTCACTCCGGGGCTTCGGAACCACATACTTGTAGAGAGCTTCAACTGTACGTTCAAAGCAGGCAAATTTCATCATTGTGTATGGAATCTGTCTCATCCACAAAGGAACAACACCTTTGTAGAACCTTAAAAGTGGAGAAAGTCAGAATTGTAGCAAATAATAGCCTACTCTGGAGTgcaattctactctgaaaagaaaaCAGACAGCACTAAAGCAGCTCCAATTTACTATCTCAGCGGCCTGTATATCTAAGTTGTTTGCTTACTTTTAGTTAGGAAATCTAACTGCCAGACCTGAAAAGTGAAGCTGTGTTTCTGGCTTGTGCCATCTACTAAGAAACAACTTAAACAACTGTACAGGCTCAAGTGTTTGTCAGAAAGATAAACAGTTATGACAGGAAGGAGAAAAGTCAAGGTGATGCCATTTTGTAGTCATTTCCCTGTTGTAAGTGCAAGTTAATAACTCATGTCTGCATACCAGCCAAGTCCTGATAGTGAGAAATGACATGTAGATCTACAGCCATTGATATCAGAACACAGGCAAATGTGCAGGTATATTACTCTCACATGCCAATGACTCAAGCATCTTTGACTGTACAACAAAAAGTTGCTGAATATCAGTTGACTGGAACTACCAGAAACTAAAGTTAACAAGCAGAACTCAGTACAAGAGATATCCACAAAGATGGATCTAAGGAACATGTTGACTACATTAACTTGCTGACGTCAGCGTCCTGTCTTAGCAATGTAATGATTTCCTGATATTCTGTTTTGATATACAGAATCTTCAAAGTACCCTTCACTATTTATGTACAATATATGACAAGGTAGAAAGCATCAAAGATTTTACTTAATGCTATAGCCACTGTTAAGGCTAAACAGAAGAATTATTTTCCTTCGCTAATAAGAAGTTTCTTGATCCTTATATTCCAGCGGAGAGAAACTGATACAGATACTTACGCCCATACACCTTCTTCTGCAAACATTTTTGGAGCAGCTTGTCTCAAAGTGTTAGCATATCCAGGCTGGGTCTGGATGCGAACCTTTGCAGCTTCCATTGGAGCCAGAGCAATATCAGCAAAAAACTCTGCACTGGCAGAGGCAGCCAAGTAGAGTGATGTACGCCACAAATATGCATTCTCCTGAAATGCAAATGGAAACAAAGATTTTATACTGAAGTATTCTTTCAAACTGAATTCAGTATTTCTGTTGTAAAGTGAATTACCTACACAAATATGCAACACAAACTGGGTTTCAAAAAAGTGTGGTAGACAACTTAAAGCTTACCTCTCCTAGAATGTTGCCATACAGAACTTTGAACACTTCATAGAAACCAAATTTGCAGAGCCCTTGCATTGAGTATCCAAAAAAGGTTGGAGCCCATCCCTTAGCCAGACCACGAAAGCCATCTTCTTTAACTGTAACTGAGAATCCATTGAAgatgcttttgtatttttgtgggtCCACCTAAACAAATTGGAAAGTTAGCTATATGGTACAGGCAGTAGGTTCCCACACCCCCCCATCCACAGTAAGTTTTCTACCCTCTTCCCATAGTGCCATTATACAGATTTCTACACTAAAATCACCTTTACTTATAATCTTAATGGTCGTTAACTAGTCTCAATTATTAGGCTTGCCGCTGTCAGCTGAAATTCAGTCTGTAGATACTGACATGAGAAATTATGCTATTTCAAGTTATTTTTACTGTTTGTTCCATATCTATAGCCTCAAAAGATGTGGCCCTTTGACTACATTAGAAATTTTGCTGGATAGCTTTCCACACAACCTTTCAAGTGTGGGCAcatttatactggcataactgTACTTATGCCAGTTCCCTGAATTAGAATAAGCAGTTACATCAGTATAGCTGTTTCCACACTTAAGGATTATGCCAGAACAGCAATGTCAGTTAAGAATGTGATTTTACTGGACATGACTATGCTagtataaaatgtaagtgtagactgAGCCCTTAAGCTCACCTCACCATTTGCTCAGCAACAGAAGTAGTATTTCAGTTactagttgggtttttttgaaacTACAGAAATATGAATTATAAAAATCTTACTGAAGATTCTTAAGTAATCTTGGGCCTAACTTGTTGCCCACCTCACTATAGACTTATCAAGGCCTCACCTTCCTTCGGTCTTATTTCCTGTTCTTATTTTTACTTCTGTATACCAGGAACACACTGCAGAAGATGTAAACTTTGTGAAAATATGTTTGAGTGATATTTCAGTAATAATCCAGTATTCAGTTCAGTAATGTTCTTAGAGCTAGACTACCTTTACTGTTGTAAATACTAAAGGAAGCTAATCCATTTAATACTACTGCTACATCATGAGATTGTGATAAAGATTTAGAGGAAGTCTCACTATTTCTTGATTTTGTGCATTTAACACTTGACATTAGCTTCTCTTATTTGAGACTCAGGGCAATAGGAAAGGAGAAAGCCACATAAAGCCATAAGAACGGACAGGGATGACAATGGCGCATAGTCAAAAGACACTAGATTTCATGTATACTAAAGAGACACTTTATAAGTTAATAACTCAGAAGTGTCAAGCATGTCTAATTACTTTAAAATTCAGGATCCGATGGCTCTTTAGAGCCTGTTTTATGGAGGCAGTTTCAGAGTACAACGTTACAGAAGTGCTCAGTTACTTGCATACTTTTAGAAATTATGAATATTCCTCTATTTAGAGTAGAAGGAAGTTTACTTTAAGTAAAACATTTATCAAATTGCAGGTTTTATTTGGTAAAACATGAATATTTACTTGACTGCAGGGGTTTCAACCCAAACCATGTACAAGAGTTTATGATGCCTTCACCTGAAGTATAGTGTATTTGACTGAATGCTAGTTAAGTTCACTGCATCTTTCATAACGGGATCACAACTGCCCCAAAAAAATACATCAACTTCCACCGTTAAAGCAGGTTTAGAGATTTCTGAATGACATGCAATTCTAAATGAAAGGATAAGACTGTTCCTTTAAGAAATCAGGAACTGTTGCACAGGCACAAAGTTCACATCCATTTCTCCCAGTCTCAGAAGTTTTACCACAATTATATGTCTACTAGCTCTAGAAACACTGCTCACCTCACACAGTAACCTGAAAGCCAGTGAATTTCTAGCAGTTTAGAGATGTGCTTTAATCTACCTCActctttgagcataagcctttggCTGAACAGCTGCTTAGTTGTGCCATTAACCAATGAATGTATAATAATTAGATACTTATTTTTCCATGTAAGTAATGAATACATTCAAATGGAATGGGCATTCAGTTTCTCCAAGTCTACTTAATCGTGTTTTACCATTTGACTGCTGGCCTACACACATTTTTCGTATAGTCGTTGATAGCTAACCATGCAAGCATTAATTTGATCTGGAAACTCAAGTAATTCCAAGTTTTAGTATCATTTTAACACAAGCGTTAGCTTCCAACTGCTATGCATTTTCCATTTGTTCATAAGAAAGCCTCAAATTAAAAACTCAATCCAATATCCATGCACAGAAGTCCTCTGTATTAATTTTCATATAACTCTTACCATATGCACATCATGCATCTCAGATACTCTGAAGATAGTTTTATTTCCCCCTACTTCTGGAATTCTGAGAAACAGGTATATTATTCCTATGCCCCTCTCACAGGTGTTTCACTAGTCTTTGGTCACAAGATACTTAAGACAATTGGTGGCAAACTTTTGAATAAAGTTTTGCCATGAGTTACTCAAAAGCACGTTTCTCAACTGTAATTGAGATTTCAGCCTGGATTTGTTTTACCTAAAGTGGTTAGAAGTTTTCCCTATTCATCTATGCTACCATTCATCTGCATCACATGGATGCAAAGTTCTTTTTATTAATCCAATGGATGTTCATTTAATCCAAAAACGAACATTAAAGCTTACTTATTTCTTCTTTCTACCTAGCACTAGTGTTAAGGTATTACACTATACCCATTGTAAAACTCAAACATACAGCCTCTGGACTAAATATGAAAATAGAGTAAGTTAAAGAAGCTTTGGAGTTTGTTTCCTTCAGATACAAACCTGGATACGACATTTCACTAAATCCAGAGGTACGACTGCAGTGTGCGTCAGGCCACAACTTAGGACCCCACCAAAACCACAGAGAGCATAAAACTTGAGCGAGCCATATTCACAACTGTATTCTTCTGCAGCAAAAAATAAAGACACCATGCTTTTATATAAGCCTCATGCACAGCTGGTGAACATCTTGCTTGATGGATAACTTACTCCTCCAGCTTCTGTTAGCAGACATGTATCACACTTCATTACCATGCTTTGTAAGTTTTACCACATTCAACATGCAAAACAAACCTGAATTCTGCATTTAACCAGGTCTAGGGGAACCAATGCTGTATGTGTTGTGCCACAGCTAATAATCCCACCAAGGCCACAAAGGAGAAAGAATCTGCCTGAGCCATATGCACAGCTATACTCCTCTGTTTAATCAGAAAGAAAAGCGTTAAAGTTTGTACACTTAACTGTACAAGCCTGTGAAGAAGATACTGTTAGTATTTCATGTTTAAAATCCAATCTAATATGCTTGAGGATTATTGGAAACGGAAGTGGTTGCCTTAATGAGGTCTATCTTCCTGAGACAGATACTAGTTGACTAATGGGTAGCTCAGATACTATGCCACTGGCTCCTGGCTTCATTCCTAATTTTTTGGACCAAAGAAAGAGCAGCTAGTTTGAGTTCTGGGCCTACCAACTTGAAACTGTCCATTTACATTCTCATTTGTCAAAGTTTCCACTGAGGGAGCTTGTCCTTTTAATGAAATATTGAGCCAAATATTAAAGTTTTTAATTTAGTAGTGCACCTCATTCTTTACAGAAGAGTTTTATTTAGGTGCAAGCAAAAATTTAACAGATTGAAGAAAGCCTTTTGAAGAGATAAGCAGTGAAACAGTTAGGACTCTGGCCTGGTCTGCACAATGATGCACTGGTTGTAAGACCAGGTTAGTTGAATCAGTGCAGCTTTGGTAAGGACACTTACATGAGCATGATTAAGCACATATGTAAGAGAACCCATATACATGAAGTCTAACTGGTTTAACAATACCTCTAGTTCAGtgatctccaacctttttacgcacaaGACCACTTTTGggatttaagtgcaacccaggatctaccctgccccttctgtgAGGGGCCCACCCTACTCACTCCATTATTAAACCATTCCAAATTGTGTTTAAACCGGCCTAAATATGACCTTTTGTTCAATGTCTCAGCTGCCATTAAGACTCCAGAAAGTAGCTGTGAAAGGATAATCATATTTCACTCTTATATTTGAGAATATAAACAAAAGCAGGGACACGCTGGAAGCCTTAGTAAGGCAAAGTAGCTTCCTTGTAGTAACAATTAAGGCTTATTGGGAAAAAGAGCTCTTTCCTTCCAACAGCAAGGGCTTCAGTTTTACTAGACCCTCCATTAGAGGGTATGATGCAAGACGATCCACAAAGCAGGATCCAGCAAGTAAGTATACTTTAGCCCAGCAATCACCACCTTCCCGGCAAATTTACTCCTTATTCTGATTGGAGCAGTCAAAGGGTTTAGCATCTCTACTTTCATATGGGCCTCAGAGACCTGCAATACTACATGGCCAAATTCAAACATTAAGATTCAAGCTTAAATAAGATGTCCTTAAATGTACTAGCCAGAACATgtccagatttttaaattaaggtCAACCAGAAGCAACCTCTGTATCTAAAACAGTATGGAATCGTAAGTTAGTAATGTAACAGACTTATTTACTTTAATGTATTAAATGTGCAAGTTTTTAGCCTGCCTGGTTTTGAATGTTTAATTTCACCTGTAAAGTGACTACACACAACAAATGCCACCCTGTGAGTTGCTTCTGTTCTTTAGGCGTTTATATCTGGTGAAGACAAGCTAAGTCAATGGCAACGCGCTCTCCTGTGAAGTCTGTTCTCCACCTCCCTAAGAGGTGGAAGGTAAGTCGGTGAATAACCTTGAACTTGGGCTCTCAAGTACGAGGCACAAGAGCTGTTTTTCAATGTTTCTACATTAACCCAATTTCCATTCAAATGTGGACTGGGACAAATCACAAGTTGTTTTTTCCTCACTCACTAAATCAATCTAGtgaagaaatgcatcattcaccattttctaacataataagaAAGTAAAAATTAAGACACTAAATATACACAATTATGCAAGTTTGTATACTGTATATTCTCCTGGTTAGCAAGTATCAAGTTTATTAGGctatatttactttaaaaaaagtaaacatgtTTTAATGCTTATGCCAATCCATGAAAACTAACTCTTTAGGAAAACTCAAATGCAAAACCAGGATAAGTTAATCAAAGTTCTCTGGCTTGCTAATGTaggattaaaattggtgatttaaatcaatatatcAGCTTATCACTGAAATGTATTCATTTGTAATTGTATGAATCCTGTTAGCTTAAGAGCTTAAAGTATTTCAAATGTAAAGGTTgcgtgtacttttttttttaaaccatagtTTATCCAGTGTTCTTGCCTTTTCAATCAGAAAGAAAAGGCATGTTCAGTCCTATTACTGGAGGATTCCCATTATCCCAAAGCAGAAATACTCAAAGTAGTCTTGCATCCAAAAGTTATGCTTTCAGAGTCTTATTCTTGGATGACCATGAAGCCACACTTAAGTATTTTTAACTTTGTTACTGTATAATAAAATTATTCAGCGGAGACAATGACAAGTGTTACATTTCTTCAGTTTACTAGGAAGTCAAGATCCAGGGACAGTATCAAATGGCCTCCAAACATAAAAGAGATTAATGTTTAAGTTATTTCCTTTATTCTGTTTAGGTTGGAGTCTGGGACAACTTTCCAGAAGAATACACTGTGGTCAATACCACCTCTACAGTTTCTCAGGAATAATTCAGAGTCTTGGTTAGAACAAAGACAATCAAAAGGTACAATAGTTATTTCCTCAGGAACCAAATAAAGCCTTTCTGAAATGATAATAGGACAGAACTGATAAGCCAGTATTAATATAGGGCATATTCTACAAAAGTCATAtactacacttttaaaaatagtcttGACAGAGAAAGGATGATCTTATGCTAGGTGCACTTGACTAGCATCAAAACTAACGGATTCTGTTCGCAGTGTCTGTGTGCAGCCTTGGGAAAGCCACTGTTATCTATGAAGTGGTGATTACACTTTTGTACATCCTGGAATATAAATTAGTATGTGAGGTGCTCAGTTACTCATCACTAAAGAAAAGCCTGAATTTATCCCTCTATGGCATTCTTAGTGTCTTTGCAGCACATTAGCGTCTGTGCAACCAAGAAGGGAGAAAAGTACATAATGAAGCAGGAGACCATCTTTCTTTAAGAAAAGATGTCACCTTAGCTGCATATTCATTTTATAATAAATCCCAGCAGTTTAACTACagcccacaggaccatcctgcctggcccctgagcccccagcccctcactttctgtcctcccctcccccacagccatgccaCCGCAGGGCTGGCTCCATGCAggtggcagggctgtgagctcctgggggtgggggagttgaataaggggcaggggatcccggggggcagtcgggggggttggatagggggtggggccccaggtggcagttaggggcgggggtcccaggaggggagaGTCAGGGGACAatagcagagggggttggatgggttgggggttctgaggggggcagacagcctggctcccgcccactgtttggggaggcacagccttccctacccaccctccatacagttttgcaaccccgatgtggccttcggccaaaaagtttgcccacccctgggctaaagCACCGGACCATGTATccggagacctgggctctattttCAGCTCAGCCACTGGCCTGCCAGGCGTCCTTGGACAAATCACCTCTATGACAGAGTTTCATACTAAAATGGAGATAGTGATacagacctcctttgtaaagagaATGGAAATCTAATGAAGAAAAAAGTGCCAGTATTATTAATTAACTGGAAACTTTCCTTGATACAAGCATCACtcgctgatttttttttttaaattactattgTTACCCACACAAGATTATGGCCATGACATGATAGAATTTTTCATTTGCCACACTGCAGAGTTTGACAGCACTTTATGTCTAGGAAGATACCTTTATATCAATTTtttgagacagaaaaaaaaacaacatttcatAGACTCATGACTGTGAAGCACTGAAAATTTGGCTAGGATATTCGGAGAGAAGAGGGTGGTACTTTGACTAATTGATGAAGTTATCTAGATTTCCAGTTTGCAtccaattacttttaaaaatttacagAATTTGTACATCCTTCAAATGGAGTTCGcattacaggaaaaaaataatcaaaccaTGTAGGATTTTCAATACATGCCAGATCTATTCCCTCCATTAGCAAGATACTCCTCTTCCCTTTAAAAACTCTGGTGGTGGGGGCCACAGGAAATTTACTTTCTACAGATAACGTGCCCCTACTTTAATTTAAGACATGGATGGTGGGCCTAGTCTATGGCGGTGTGTGCCAATGAAATACGTAGAGAAAGGAATACATGACTGGCAGTCCTTGTAGTCTCTGCCCGCGCTTCCCTGGGTGGCTGTGAACTAGCAGCAGCCACACTGCCCTGTGTCCCAGCACCTGGCACAGGTTTCAGGGGCTCACGCACTGGAGAAACTGTCCACTCTGGCTCTCCCAGAAGCGGGGGACACAGGCCTGCGGCCTGACCGCGCCAAGGTTACCGCGGCAGAGCCGGGCCCAGAGTCGCCCCGGGCGCGGGGCGACCGGACCCGGAGCACCTGGGACCCGACACAAGCCAGGAAGGAGCCGAGACTGGGCGCGCCTCCCACGCCCCGTGCCCTTCCTTGCCCTCCAAAGAGCATTGGAGAGGCCCGCGGGAGGcggcccctccccagccaggccgACATGCAGCCGGGTAGTCCAAGCTCCTCCCAGCTCCGGCGGGCAGAGCCCGTCCTACCCCCGGGACGGAGAGACTCGGGAGGGCGACCGCAGCCTCCCTTCCAGCTGCTCCATTTACCTTCGGCGACAGCGGCAGCCGCCAGGCTCCTCCGGGGGCTGGGCGGCTCGGTGGGGTCCGGGCGCTTCCTCACGCCGTCCTGGAGCAGCTGCAAATGGGGCGCGTGGAATGGG is a genomic window of Lepidochelys kempii isolate rLepKem1 chromosome 1, rLepKem1.hap2, whole genome shotgun sequence containing:
- the SLC25A3 gene encoding solute carrier family 25 member 3 isoform X2, with protein sequence MFSSVAPLARLNPFHAPHLQLLQDGVRKRPDPTEPPSPRRSLAAAAVAEEEYSCAYGSGRFFLLCGLGGIISCGTTHTALVPLDLVKCRIQVDPQKYKSIFNGFSVTVKEDGFRGLAKGWAPTFFGYSMQGLCKFGFYEVFKVLYGNILGEENAYLWRTSLYLAASASAEFFADIALAPMEAAKVRIQTQPGYANTLRQAAPKMFAEEGVWAFYKGVVPLWMRQIPYTMMKFACFERTVEALYKYVVPKPRSECSKPEQLVVTFIAGYIAGVFCAIVSHPADSVVSVLNKEKGSSASQVLVRLGFKGVWKGLFARIIMIGTLTALQWFIYDSVKVYFRLPRPPPPEMPESLKKKLALTE
- the SLC25A3 gene encoding solute carrier family 25 member 3 isoform X1, whose product is MFSSVAPLARLNPFHAPHLQLLQDGVRKRPDPTEPPSPRRSLAAAAVAEEEYSCEYGSLKFYALCGFGGVLSCGLTHTAVVPLDLVKCRIQVDPQKYKSIFNGFSVTVKEDGFRGLAKGWAPTFFGYSMQGLCKFGFYEVFKVLYGNILGEENAYLWRTSLYLAASASAEFFADIALAPMEAAKVRIQTQPGYANTLRQAAPKMFAEEGVWAFYKGVVPLWMRQIPYTMMKFACFERTVEALYKYVVPKPRSECSKPEQLVVTFIAGYIAGVFCAIVSHPADSVVSVLNKEKGSSASQVLVRLGFKGVWKGLFARIIMIGTLTALQWFIYDSVKVYFRLPRPPPPEMPESLKKKLALTE